The following are encoded together in the Pleurocapsa sp. FMAR1 genome:
- a CDS encoding isocitrate/isopropylmalate dehydrogenase family protein, giving the protein MTKEYQIAALPGEGIGLEVVEATLTILQQVAIKHDFKLQVDYGVIGQAAFQQYGSYFPESTSQLCSQADGILFGAVSRGGLLELRKKFDFFVNLRPVKIIPSLLDKSSLKSDRLAGVDILFVRELVSGIYFGASGRGEDALGNYGYHTMQYYDWQIKRIAEVALAKAKARRGLLTVAHKENALPHLPWTKLVEEVAQEYPDVIVEPMLVDNLAMQLIINPQHFDVILAGNLFGDILSDLGGALVGSIGLLGSASLNESGFGMYEAIHGTAPNIAGKNLANPLGTLASAMMMLEQWGEVAAVKSLQQARDTILSQGYRTQDLYSHGTETLVTTQELVELFLEELF; this is encoded by the coding sequence ATGACCAAAGAATATCAAATAGCTGCTTTACCAGGAGAGGGAATTGGTTTAGAAGTAGTGGAGGCGACGCTGACAATTTTGCAACAGGTAGCTATAAAACATGATTTTAAACTGCAAGTAGACTATGGCGTAATTGGACAAGCAGCATTTCAACAGTATGGCTCGTATTTTCCCGAATCAACATCTCAATTATGTAGTCAAGCAGATGGTATCCTCTTTGGTGCAGTTAGTAGAGGTGGATTATTAGAACTAAGAAAGAAGTTTGATTTTTTTGTTAATCTGCGTCCAGTTAAAATAATTCCTAGCTTATTAGATAAATCTAGTTTAAAAAGCGATCGCCTTGCAGGAGTAGACATTTTATTTGTTCGGGAGTTAGTTAGCGGGATTTACTTTGGCGCATCAGGGAGAGGAGAAGATGCGCTGGGTAACTATGGTTATCACACCATGCAGTATTACGACTGGCAGATTAAACGTATTGCTGAAGTTGCTCTAGCAAAAGCCAAAGCAAGACGAGGCTTACTTACGGTAGCTCATAAGGAAAACGCCTTACCTCATTTACCTTGGACAAAATTAGTAGAAGAAGTTGCTCAAGAATATCCTGATGTTATTGTTGAGCCGATGCTAGTAGATAATTTAGCTATGCAGTTGATAATAAATCCCCAGCATTTTGATGTTATTTTGGCAGGTAACTTATTTGGGGATATTTTAAGCGATCTTGGTGGTGCTTTAGTTGGCTCAATAGGTTTATTAGGTTCTGCTAGTCTTAACGAGTCAGGCTTTGGTATGTACGAAGCGATTCATGGCACTGCACCTAATATAGCAGGAAAAAATTTGGCTAATCCTTTGGGGACTTTAGCTAGTGCAATGATGATGTTAGAACAATGGGGTGAAGTAGCTGCGGTAAAAAGTTTACAACAGGCTAGGGATACAATTCTCTCCCAGGGTTATCGCACTCAAGACTTGTATTCACACGGCACAGAAACTCTTGTTACTACTCAAGAATTAGTAGAATTGTTTTTAGAAGAATTATTCTAA